In one window of Tenacibaculum mesophilum DNA:
- a CDS encoding helix-turn-helix domain-containing protein — MSKNIAESTFREISIEKGFFVLKFQNNSDQTEFFKRDIDNSYIQLHYCVKGNCKFNFNNNSYTFNVLDKHSIFLYNPQQDLPINLEILPKTSLVSVLISIEKFHALFSKEASYIPFLSENNKNKKYYDNAEISANVLFVLQQILTAKNQSSMKDLYIKGKTYELLSLHFDSGENTNEEYCPFLVDDREVLKIRKAKDIIIARMSEPPSLQDLSNEVGLNLKKLKEGFKQIYGDTVYSFLFDYKMDHARKLLESNQYNVNEVGLQVGYSTSSHFIAAFKKKFGTTPKQYVMSLQQ, encoded by the coding sequence ATGTCAAAAAACATCGCAGAAAGTACATTTAGAGAAATTTCTATAGAAAAAGGTTTTTTTGTCCTAAAATTTCAAAACAATTCTGACCAAACGGAGTTTTTTAAAAGAGATATAGACAACTCATACATACAACTACACTACTGTGTTAAAGGTAATTGTAAGTTTAACTTCAATAACAATAGTTATACTTTTAATGTTTTAGACAAACATTCAATTTTCCTATATAACCCACAACAAGATTTACCTATCAATTTAGAAATACTACCTAAAACCTCTTTGGTTTCAGTTTTAATTTCTATTGAAAAGTTTCACGCTCTTTTCTCTAAAGAAGCTAGTTATATACCTTTTTTAAGTGAAAATAATAAAAATAAAAAATATTACGACAACGCAGAAATAAGTGCTAATGTTTTATTCGTACTTCAACAAATTTTAACAGCGAAAAACCAAAGCTCTATGAAAGACCTTTATATAAAAGGAAAAACATACGAGCTATTGAGTTTACATTTTGACAGCGGTGAAAACACCAACGAAGAATATTGTCCTTTTTTGGTGGATGATCGTGAAGTTTTAAAAATAAGAAAAGCAAAAGATATAATCATTGCTAGAATGAGTGAGCCTCCTAGTTTACAAGATTTATCTAACGAAGTAGGTTTAAACTTAAAAAAATTAAAAGAAGGATTCAAACAAATTTATGGAGATACTGTATACAGCTTTTTGTTTGACTATAAAATGGATCATGCTAGAAAACTATTAGAAAGTAACCAATATAATGTTAACGAAGTTGGTTTACAGGTTGGTTATAGTACTTCTAGTCATTTTATTGCTGCTTTTAAAAAAAAGTTTGGCACTACCCCTAAACAATATGTAATGAGTTTACAACAGTAG
- a CDS encoding TrmH family RNA methyltransferase, with translation MKQLTHYDIENNQQEFPITIVCDTIRTPENIGMCFRISESFGVSKIYLHESSPSVDNRIVKKTARNTIQQISHNTYNNFEQLIHQLKEEGNTIIGIEITDESIDISDYDFCTHSKIVLLLGSERNGIENINLVDATVAIPMYGRNSSMNVIHSLAIALYETTNQLKEKNLK, from the coding sequence ATGAAACAACTTACTCATTACGATATAGAAAATAACCAACAAGAATTTCCTATAACCATTGTTTGTGATACTATCCGTACTCCTGAAAATATAGGAATGTGTTTTCGAATTTCAGAAAGTTTTGGCGTATCTAAAATATATTTACACGAAAGCTCTCCTTCTGTAGATAATAGAATTGTAAAAAAAACTGCTCGAAATACAATTCAACAAATATCACATAATACGTATAACAATTTCGAACAACTTATCCATCAATTAAAAGAAGAAGGAAACACTATTATTGGAATTGAAATTACCGATGAAAGCATAGATATTAGCGATTACGATTTCTGTACACATTCTAAAATTGTATTACTTTTGGGTAGCGAAAGAAACGGTATAGAAAACATAAATTTAGTAGACGCAACAGTTGCGATACCAATGTACGGAAGAAATTCTAGCATGAATGTAATTCACAGTTTAGCTATCGCATTATACGAAACAACAAATCAGTTAAAAGAAAAGAACTTGAAATAG
- the hemH gene encoding ferrochelatase, whose translation MKGVLLVNLGSPESTNPKDVKKYLGEFLMDERVIDVPYWLRTFIVKGIILNTRPKKSAEAYQKIWWEEGSPLIVLSERLQNKVQAKTELPVALAMRYGNPSIKNGLQELHDKGVTEVLLVPLYPQFAMATTETILVLAEELRKELFPNMKITDVPAFYNKPEYIKALSNSIKDYLSDKDYDHILFSYHGVPERHIRKSDITKSHCNPLPGNLSCCNTSSEAHKYCYRHQCYQTTKNVISELGLDENKVSTSFQSRLGVDPWLQPYTDRTIVNKAEKDGIKKLAIVTPAFVSDCLETLEEIAMEGKHEFLEAGGEEFYTVPCINDNDEWVDVLAGWINEFQLTTNN comes from the coding sequence ATGAAAGGAGTTTTATTAGTAAACCTTGGCTCACCAGAAAGCACAAACCCTAAAGACGTAAAAAAATACTTAGGAGAATTTTTAATGGACGAACGTGTTATTGACGTTCCTTACTGGCTAAGAACATTTATTGTTAAAGGTATTATTTTAAATACTCGTCCTAAAAAATCGGCAGAAGCCTATCAAAAAATTTGGTGGGAAGAAGGTTCTCCTTTAATCGTTTTATCTGAACGTTTACAAAACAAGGTACAAGCAAAAACAGAACTACCTGTTGCTTTGGCAATGCGTTATGGAAATCCTTCAATTAAAAATGGATTACAAGAACTACATGATAAAGGTGTTACAGAAGTACTTTTAGTTCCGTTATACCCTCAATTTGCCATGGCAACTACTGAAACTATTTTGGTATTAGCTGAAGAGTTAAGAAAAGAACTCTTTCCTAACATGAAAATTACCGATGTACCTGCTTTTTACAACAAACCAGAATACATCAAAGCACTATCTAATAGTATAAAGGATTATTTATCTGATAAAGATTACGACCATATTTTATTCTCTTATCATGGAGTTCCAGAGCGTCACATCAGAAAATCTGACATTACAAAATCGCACTGTAACCCTCTCCCAGGAAACTTAAGTTGCTGTAATACATCTTCTGAAGCTCATAAGTATTGCTACCGCCACCAATGTTATCAAACTACTAAAAATGTGATTTCTGAATTAGGTTTAGACGAAAATAAAGTATCAACTTCATTTCAATCTCGTTTAGGAGTAGATCCTTGGTTACAACCGTATACCGACAGAACTATTGTAAATAAAGCAGAAAAAGATGGCATTAAAAAATTAGCTATTGTAACTCCTGCTTTTGTATCTGACTGTTTAGAAACGTTGGAAGAAATAGCTATGGAAGGAAAACACGAGTTTTTAGAAGCTGGTGGTGAAGAGTTCTACACCGTTCCTTGTATTAATGATAATGATGAATGGGTAGATGTTTTAGCTGGATGGATTAATGAATTTCAGTTAACAACAAACAATTAA
- a CDS encoding CopD family protein, producing MDFLYVKALHIIFVVTWFAGLFYIGRLFIYHVEAEKKDEPAKSILQTQYKLMSKRLWYIITWPSLFLASFFAFWMLYKNPYYLKMPWMHVKLAFVLALYFYHGFCHKIYKELQRDEIKYSPNKLRMFNEIPTVILFAVVFLVVLKSAINWIWGVVGIILFGILLMIGIRYYKKVRAKKSWDKYEQELIEEDDKS from the coding sequence ATGGATTTTCTATACGTAAAAGCATTACACATTATATTTGTAGTAACTTGGTTTGCAGGATTATTTTACATAGGTCGTCTGTTTATTTACCATGTAGAAGCTGAAAAAAAAGACGAACCAGCCAAGTCTATATTACAAACCCAATACAAGTTAATGTCTAAACGTTTATGGTATATCATTACTTGGCCTTCTCTATTTTTAGCGAGTTTTTTTGCTTTTTGGATGCTATATAAAAATCCTTATTATTTAAAAATGCCGTGGATGCATGTAAAATTAGCCTTTGTATTAGCGCTGTATTTTTACCACGGATTTTGTCACAAAATTTACAAAGAACTACAACGTGATGAGATTAAATACTCACCTAATAAGCTTCGCATGTTTAATGAAATTCCAACTGTAATTTTATTCGCTGTTGTATTTTTAGTCGTTTTAAAAAGTGCTATTAACTGGATCTGGGGTGTGGTAGGAATTATTCTATTTGGAATATTATTAATGATTGGTATTCGTTATTATAAAAAAGTAAGAGCTAAAAAATCGTGGGATAAATACGAACAAGAGTTAATTGAAGAAGATGATAAAAGTTAA
- a CDS encoding lipocalin-like domain-containing protein, with amino-acid sequence MKRFITLSILTASLLSCSSNENTPLSDDIIIGKWQLIRQYGDDADDCTKKSTITFENDFDLIINTYLSLTDDECVSTGTTIGNWNKKSENLYTLEKQGVSIDTSIRFEDNNNTLIFLESGEEELAYRRK; translated from the coding sequence GTGAAAAGATTTATTACACTATCAATTTTAACAGCAAGCCTACTTTCTTGTTCTTCAAACGAGAATACTCCTTTGAGTGATGATATTATTATTGGAAAATGGCAATTAATCCGTCAGTATGGTGATGACGCTGATGATTGCACAAAAAAATCAACAATAACCTTTGAAAATGATTTTGATTTAATAATTAACACTTACCTTTCTTTAACAGATGATGAATGTGTAAGCACTGGCACAACTATAGGTAATTGGAACAAAAAAAGCGAAAACCTATATACTTTAGAAAAACAAGGGGTATCCATAGATACCTCAATTAGATTTGAAGACAACAATAATACTTTAATTTTTCTAGAATCGGGCGAAGAAGAACTAGCTTACAGGAGAAAATAA
- the recR gene encoding recombination mediator RecR, with protein MDFSSKLLENAVNEVSRLPGIGKRTALRLVLHLLKQPKENTKYLSEALTHLRNDVKSCKKCHNISDTVLCDICSNPKRNAEIVCVVEDIRDVMAIENTAQYRGLYHVLGGKISPIEGIGPQNLQIESLVEKVKEGEVKELIFALSSTMEGDTTNFYIYKQIEKYGVTTSTIARGISVGDELEYADEVTLGRSIVNRIPFEQSIKG; from the coding sequence ATGGATTTTTCGTCAAAATTATTAGAAAATGCAGTAAATGAAGTAAGCAGATTACCGGGTATTGGTAAGCGGACAGCACTTCGTTTGGTGTTACATTTATTAAAACAACCGAAAGAAAACACGAAGTATTTGTCAGAGGCTTTAACGCATTTACGAAATGATGTAAAATCGTGTAAAAAGTGTCATAATATTTCAGATACAGTGCTATGTGATATTTGTAGTAACCCGAAACGAAATGCTGAGATTGTATGTGTGGTAGAAGATATTCGTGATGTAATGGCGATTGAAAATACAGCGCAATACAGAGGTTTGTACCATGTGTTAGGGGGAAAGATTTCTCCTATTGAAGGAATTGGTCCTCAGAATCTACAAATTGAATCGTTAGTGGAAAAAGTAAAAGAAGGAGAGGTTAAAGAACTGATTTTTGCTTTAAGTTCTACCATGGAAGGAGATACCACGAACTTTTATATTTACAAACAGATAGAAAAGTACGGAGTAACTACATCAACCATTGCTAGAGGAATCTCGGTAGGAGATGAGTTAGAATATGCAGATGAGGTTACACTTGGGCGAAGTATTGTAAATAGGATACCTTTTGAACAATCGATAAAGGGATAA
- a CDS encoding aminoacyl-histidine dipeptidase: MNSEIRNLEPKAVWKNFADLNAVPRPSKKEERVIQFMVDFGKKLNLETMVDKVGNVIIRKPASTGMEDRKTVVMQSHLDMVHQKNADTVFDFDTEGIKMFVDGDWVKADGTTLGADNGLGVAAIMGVLESTNIPHPAIEALFTIDEETGMTGAMGLEGGLLEGEILLNLDTEEDDEIGMGCAGGVDVTATRNYSEETTPENTIAYEISVTGLNGGHSGMDIIKGLGNANKIMNRLLFDGFTNFGLRVSEINGGSLRNAIPRESFSTVVIDAVSKEPFQFEIHELINNIKAEFSTLEPNLTIELKEIDTPETVMDLGVQEGLIKAVYAALNGVYRMSPDIEGLVETSNNIARIIVKDGAIKIGCLTRSSSETNKWDLANSLRSSFELAGFDVEFSGSYPGWLPNVNSEILKTVTNLYEELHNEKPIVAACHAGLECGILGQNYPEMDMVSFGPNIKGAHSPDERAQISSTQKFWKFLLEILKNTPVKN, translated from the coding sequence ATGAATTCAGAGATAAGAAACCTAGAACCAAAAGCTGTTTGGAAAAATTTTGCCGACTTAAACGCTGTACCTCGCCCTTCTAAAAAAGAAGAAAGAGTAATTCAGTTTATGGTAGATTTCGGTAAGAAATTAAATCTTGAAACCATGGTTGATAAAGTTGGGAATGTAATTATTCGCAAGCCTGCTTCAACTGGAATGGAAGACAGAAAAACAGTAGTTATGCAAAGCCATTTAGATATGGTACACCAGAAAAATGCTGATACTGTTTTTGATTTTGACACCGAAGGTATTAAAATGTTTGTAGATGGTGATTGGGTTAAAGCTGACGGAACTACGTTAGGAGCTGACAACGGTTTAGGGGTTGCTGCTATCATGGGTGTTTTAGAATCTACTAATATTCCTCACCCTGCTATCGAAGCTTTATTCACAATTGATGAAGAAACAGGTATGACAGGTGCAATGGGACTTGAAGGAGGTTTATTAGAAGGTGAAATTTTATTAAATCTAGACACTGAAGAAGATGATGAAATAGGAATGGGATGTGCTGGTGGTGTAGATGTTACCGCTACTAGAAATTATAGTGAAGAAACTACTCCTGAAAACACAATCGCCTATGAAATTTCTGTTACTGGACTAAATGGTGGTCACTCAGGAATGGATATTATTAAAGGTTTAGGAAACGCTAACAAAATTATGAACCGTTTATTATTTGATGGGTTTACCAACTTTGGTTTACGTGTTTCGGAAATTAACGGAGGTAGTTTACGTAATGCTATTCCTCGCGAAAGCTTTTCAACTGTAGTTATTGATGCTGTTTCTAAAGAACCTTTCCAATTTGAAATACATGAGCTTATCAACAACATCAAAGCTGAGTTTTCAACACTAGAACCTAATCTAACTATTGAATTAAAAGAAATTGACACTCCTGAAACTGTAATGGATCTAGGCGTTCAAGAAGGATTAATTAAAGCCGTTTATGCTGCTTTAAATGGTGTATATCGAATGAGCCCTGATATTGAAGGTTTAGTAGAAACCTCAAACAACATTGCTCGTATTATTGTAAAAGATGGAGCTATTAAAATTGGATGTTTAACACGTTCTTCTTCTGAAACAAATAAGTGGGACTTAGCTAACTCATTACGTTCATCTTTTGAATTAGCTGGTTTTGATGTAGAGTTTTCTGGTTCGTATCCTGGATGGTTACCAAACGTAAATTCTGAGATTTTAAAAACTGTAACTAATTTATATGAAGAGTTACACAACGAAAAACCTATTGTAGCTGCATGTCATGCAGGGTTAGAATGTGGTATTTTAGGCCAAAACTACCCAGAAATGGACATGGTTTCTTTTGGTCCGAATATTAAAGGTGCACATTCACCTGATGAACGCGCACAAATATCATCAACACAAAAATTCTGGAAATTTTTATTAGAGATTTTAAAGAACACTCCAGTTAAGAATTAA
- a CDS encoding acyl carrier protein phosphodiesterase, whose protein sequence is MNFLAHLYLSDNNTNVMIGNFIADHVKGRNFSHYHEDIQKGILLHREIDTYTDAHKIVRISKRRLHERYRHYDGVIIDIFYDHYLAKNWKNYSQIPLDVYVNSVYNLLQDNIDILPEKTQEMLPYMIQYDWLYNYQFAKGIQEVLNGMNRRTNGKSKMNLATGDLLENYQIFENDFATFFEDLRTFSHQKLKELS, encoded by the coding sequence ATGAATTTTTTAGCGCATTTATATCTTTCTGACAACAACACTAATGTAATGATTGGTAACTTTATTGCCGACCATGTAAAAGGAAGAAACTTCTCTCACTATCATGAAGACATTCAAAAAGGAATTTTGTTACATCGCGAAATTGACACCTACACAGATGCGCATAAAATTGTTAGAATCAGTAAGCGTCGCCTTCACGAAAGATATCGTCATTATGACGGAGTAATTATCGATATTTTTTACGATCATTATTTAGCCAAAAACTGGAAAAATTATTCACAAATCCCACTAGACGTCTATGTAAACTCTGTCTATAATTTACTTCAAGACAATATTGATATTCTTCCTGAAAAAACACAAGAAATGCTACCCTACATGATACAGTATGACTGGTTATATAATTATCAATTTGCTAAAGGGATTCAGGAAGTCCTAAACGGAATGAATAGACGCACTAATGGGAAATCAAAAATGAATTTAGCGACCGGAGATTTGTTAGAGAATTATCAGATTTTCGAAAATGATTTCGCTACTTTTTTTGAAGACCTTCGCACATTCTCTCATCAAAAACTAAAAGAACTAAGTTAA
- the ggt gene encoding gamma-glutamyltransferase, with amino-acid sequence MKKAFLFFLTLTVLYSCKKEKVLGTITEKAMVVSARKEASQIGSDILQKGGNAFDAMVATELALAVTYPYAGNLGGGGFMVYRKNTGEIGALDYREKAPLAAHKDMYLDSLGNVIKNKSTLGAMAAGIPGTVAGVFATHEKFGSLPIQEILKPIIALAKKGVVVTQKQEDRIKKYQHYFLEVNKDSILFDKPWKKGDTIKYTALAATLERIAKNGRDEFYKGETAKRLVDFMQNNGGIMTEEDLAKYEARWRTPITFTYDDLRIISMSPPASGGICLAQIMNGIEPFDLDKYGHNSTKTMQIITEAERRAYADRSFYLGDPDFVEIPIKTLISKEYTKNRMLDFSFEKATSSTDVSHGNITMVESDETTHYSIVDQFGNAISATTTINGAYGSKLYCSDLGFFLNNEMDDFSSKPGVPNMFGLVGAEANKIEPEKRMLSSMTPTIVEKNGQLYMVVGTPGGSTIITSVLQTILNVHEFDMGMQEAVNQPRFHHQWLPDVIKMEPKGFDEQVKKDLQQLGYKLDETNSPVIGKVDAILVLPNGKLEGGADPRGDDTAVGF; translated from the coding sequence ATGAAAAAAGCATTCTTATTTTTTTTAACACTCACAGTATTATATAGCTGTAAAAAAGAAAAAGTTCTAGGTACAATTACTGAAAAGGCTATGGTAGTTTCTGCTCGTAAAGAAGCTTCACAAATTGGTTCGGATATCTTACAAAAAGGAGGAAATGCTTTCGACGCTATGGTAGCCACAGAATTAGCTTTAGCAGTAACATATCCTTACGCTGGTAATCTTGGTGGTGGTGGATTCATGGTATATAGAAAAAATACGGGAGAAATTGGTGCGCTTGACTATCGCGAAAAAGCTCCACTTGCTGCTCATAAAGACATGTATTTAGATAGCTTAGGAAATGTAATTAAAAACAAAAGTACTTTAGGAGCTATGGCTGCAGGAATTCCAGGAACAGTGGCTGGTGTTTTTGCCACACATGAAAAATTCGGCTCATTACCTATTCAAGAGATTTTAAAACCAATCATAGCTTTAGCTAAAAAAGGAGTTGTAGTTACTCAAAAACAAGAAGACCGTATAAAAAAGTATCAACATTATTTTTTAGAAGTAAATAAAGACTCTATTCTTTTTGACAAGCCTTGGAAAAAGGGAGACACTATCAAATATACTGCTTTAGCAGCAACTTTAGAACGTATTGCAAAAAATGGTCGTGATGAGTTTTACAAAGGAGAAACCGCTAAACGCCTTGTTGATTTTATGCAAAACAATGGCGGAATTATGACCGAAGAAGATTTGGCTAAGTATGAAGCTAGATGGAGAACTCCAATCACTTTTACCTACGACGATTTACGAATTATTTCAATGTCTCCACCTGCTAGTGGGGGAATTTGTTTAGCACAAATAATGAACGGAATTGAACCGTTTGATTTAGATAAATACGGTCATAATTCAACAAAAACTATGCAGATAATTACTGAAGCAGAACGTAGAGCTTATGCAGATAGAAGTTTTTACTTAGGAGATCCTGATTTTGTAGAAATTCCTATTAAGACACTCATCAGTAAAGAATACACAAAAAATCGAATGCTTGATTTTTCTTTTGAAAAAGCCACCTCTTCAACCGATGTTTCTCATGGAAATATTACAATGGTTGAAAGTGATGAAACCACCCACTACTCTATTGTTGATCAATTTGGAAATGCTATTTCAGCCACAACAACCATTAATGGAGCTTACGGTTCTAAGCTATATTGTTCAGATTTAGGTTTTTTCTTAAACAATGAAATGGATGATTTTTCAAGCAAACCTGGTGTGCCGAATATGTTTGGTTTAGTTGGAGCTGAAGCGAATAAAATTGAACCCGAAAAACGCATGTTAAGCTCTATGACTCCTACTATTGTAGAAAAAAATGGTCAACTATACATGGTTGTAGGAACTCCTGGAGGTTCAACAATTATTACTTCAGTTTTGCAAACTATTTTAAATGTACATGAGTTTGATATGGGAATGCAAGAAGCCGTGAATCAACCACGTTTCCACCATCAATGGTTACCAGATGTAATTAAAATGGAACCAAAAGGTTTTGACGAACAAGTAAAAAAAGACTTACAACAATTAGGATACAAATTAGATGAAACAAATTCACCTGTTATAGGAAAAGTAGATGCTATTTTAGTGCTTCCTAACGGAAAACTAGAAGGCGGTGCAGACCCTAGAGGGGACGACACCGCTGTAGGGTTTTAG